The following are encoded together in the Hydrogenobacter hydrogenophilus genome:
- the recR gene encoding recombination mediator RecR translates to MAFEDVFPKPIKEAIESITKIPTYGERGASRFVYNLLKVPSEDRTLIVDTLQNLVKSIKNCSECGILTDRDVCAICSDSKRSKKFICVVEESQDAYAIEKLERYTGVYHILGGRIAPLEGISAQDLSIDKLLERIEKYKPKEVIIATNPNVEGEATANYIIKLLRKQFHHLKITRISYGLQFGSFIEFADEISLEKSLENRK, encoded by the coding sequence TTGGCTTTTGAAGATGTCTTCCCAAAGCCCATCAAAGAAGCCATAGAGAGTATAACCAAAATACCCACTTACGGCGAAAGAGGTGCAAGCAGGTTTGTTTATAACCTTCTTAAAGTTCCATCTGAGGATAGGACCCTTATAGTGGATACGCTTCAAAACTTGGTAAAAAGTATTAAAAATTGTTCTGAATGTGGGATACTAACAGATAGAGATGTGTGCGCCATATGTTCTGACAGTAAACGCAGTAAAAAGTTCATATGCGTAGTTGAGGAGTCTCAGGATGCTTATGCCATAGAAAAGCTTGAAAGATACACAGGTGTTTATCACATCTTAGGTGGCAGGATAGCACCGCTGGAAGGCATATCTGCACAGGACCTTAGCATAGATAAACTTCTTGAAAGAATAGAGAAATACAAACCTAAGGAAGTTATAATAGCAACTAACCCAAACGTGGAAGGTGAGGCAACAGCCAATTACATTATAAAATTACTAAGAAAACAATTCCACCATCTGAAGATAACGAGGATATCCTATGGACTGCAGTTTGGCAGTTTCATTGAGTTTGCAGACGAGATTTCCCTTGAAAAGTCCTTAGAAAACAGGAAGTAA
- a CDS encoding DUF485 domain-containing protein: MKEILETKEFKELASKKNRIAMLLTAIELIMYFGFIFVLAFKKELLSQKITEGLTVGIPIGIAIIVLSWLLTGVYVFWANAFYDKAVEEIKNKVRR, translated from the coding sequence ATGAAAGAAATACTTGAAACAAAAGAGTTTAAGGAGCTCGCATCAAAAAAGAACAGAATAGCTATGCTTTTGACTGCGATTGAATTAATTATGTATTTTGGATTTATATTCGTTTTAGCTTTTAAAAAGGAACTGCTTAGTCAAAAAATAACTGAAGGTTTAACAGTAGGTATACCCATTGGTATTGCCATAATAGTACTTTCTTGGTTATTAACGGGAGTTTATGTGTTTTGGGCAAATGCCTTTTATGATAAGGCAGTAGAGGAAATAAAAAATAAGGTGAGGAGGTAA